CTTTTCCTTGTGGTGAAAAAATTATTTATCGCTCTCCAGGGGTTACCAAGGGTGGAAAATGGGAGACCCATTCTACAAAAAACACCTGTTGTGTTCAAGAAGAGTTTAAGCCCTTTTCTGAAAAATTAAAGGAACTGGTGATAATACTCACTAAAAGGGATATAGAAATAATTCAGGTAAATGTGGGTTATAGGTGTAATGAAAGGTGCCTTCATTGTCACCTTTCAGCTGGCCCAAAGGGCCAGCTTATGAATGATAGAGTCTTATCTGCAGTCATAGAACTCATAAAGAAACACTCAGGAAAAACCCTTGACATAACCGGTGGCGCACCTGAACTTCACCCTCAAATAGTAGATTTTATTAATGAGGTCAAACCTTATACCAGAGAAATTTTGTTTAGAACCAACTTTTCAGCCTTACTTAACAAAGAAAATCTAATTGATTTTCTTGCTAAAAAGAAGGTAATAATTATAGGTTCCTTTCCAAGCCTTGAAGAACATAAAACAGACTTTTTCAGGGGCAATGGCTTTTTTAAAAAAGCCTTTTTAGCTCTCCAAAAATTAAATGAAGCGGGCTTTGGGAAAACACTTCCCCTTTATCTCATGATAAATCCTGTAGAACTTTCTCTTACAAGAAAAGAAGAGGAGTTAAGGGATGAATTTATAAATTTTTTTGAAGAAAAAGGGCTATCCTTTACCGATCTTTTGGTGCTCAATAATTTTCCTCTTGGAAGATTTAAAAGATACCTCCAGAAACAGGGAAAACTTAAAGAGTATTATCAACTTCTTTATTCAAATTTTAATCCTGAAACCTTAAATAAGATTATGTGTCTCAAATTAATAAATATTTCTCCGGAGGGATCCCTTTATGATTGTGATTTTAATCAGGCCTTAAAATTAAAAATTAAAACCCCCAAAAATGTTTTTGAACTTCTTGAAGTTGGGCTTAACTCTCTTGAAGGAAAGCCCATTCAAACAGGAGATCATTGTTATGCCTGCACAGCCCTTTATGGAACAGGCTGTTTCGGATCTCTTACATAACTGCACTGAATGTAAGATCTGTATAAAAGCCTGCCCTTTTCTTGAAAAATATGGCCTTCCTAAGGAGATAATTCTTCAGAGAAAAGAAGAGGTTTTTTATTGCACAAACTGTTCAGCTTGTAGTTTCCTTTGTAAAGAAGGGTTAGATCCTGCAGAGGCTCTCTATTTTCTGAAAGTTTCCCTTCTTGAAGAAGGTTCAACTCTTGGAGAAAAACTTAAAAAAAGTGCCCTTTCCTTTACCAAGAAAATTCATTCCTTTCCCATTTCTCACTGGGAAAAGGCTGAAAGAATTTTCTGGCCAGGATGTAGTTTATGGGGAACTTATCCCCATTTAATTAAAGAGTTATTAAAAATTTTAAATAAATTTTCTGATAAAAAAATAGTTTTGGTTCTTGATTGTTGTCTTGATCCTCTCTATCAAATCGGAGCTTTGGGGGAGACTAAAAAGGGCTGGCAGGAGCTAAATCAGAGATTTTTGGATTATGGCATTAATGAAGTAATCGTTGCCTGCACAAATTGTTATAAAATTTTTAAAAGATTTAGCAATAACCTAAGGGTTTTTCATATTCTTGAGATACTTCCTGAGGAAGAATTTCAAAATACCCTCAATAAGCCTTTTTTCCATCTTCCCTGTCCAGCCTTTAAGGAAATGGACTTAAAAGAAAAAATTGTAGAAAAATTTAAAGATAAAGTGGACAGGGTTTTACCTTATCCTTCTTGTTGTGGAGCAGGGGGTGGGGCCTATTTTAGTGAGGAAATTTCTGAAAGCTTCCTTGAAAAAACCCTTAAGCTTGCTGGTAAAAGACCCATTTTAACCTTTTGTTTTGGTTGCAAAAATCGTTTTCTTAAAAAGGGGGAAAGAGCCCTTCACCTGCTTGAAACCCTGAAAGGGATTAAGCCCCTTGAGAGCCATGTTTCTTCAGCTAAAAAATGGTTTAATCGCATAAAATTTTCTCTTCAGAGAAAAATTACAAGGCCAAAAAGCTTCTTTTTTCTTTTATTTTTTCTTTTGATGCTTATAAGCTTTTACTTTCAATGGAGAGGTTTTTTAAAGGCCGAAAATTTTGCTGATACTATTAAAGCCTTTTCTGGACATCCCCTTTCTATAATATTATATTTAATAATATATACAATTGCTCCAAGCTTTTTTATTTCAAGTCTTGCTTTAACTTTACTTGCAGGTTTTTTATGGGGTCCTCTCTTTGGAGGGTTAATAGCCTTAACAGGGGCAACCCTCGGAGCAACCCTTTCTTTTCAACTGGCAAGATATTTTTTTAGAGAGTCCCTAAAAACCCGCTTAGGTTTAGAAAAATGGAAATACTTTGATGAAATTACAAAAAAACACGGCTGGAAAGCGGTTGCCTTTGTAAGACTTTTTCCCCTTTTTCCCTTTCCCGTGGTTAACTATCTTTTTGGATTAACCTCAATTGATCTGAAAACCTATGTTATTTGCACCTTTTTCTTTATGGCTCCTGCAGGTTTTGCCTATACAGGCCTTGGCTTCTCCTTAAAAAGCATTCTCTTTGAAGGAAAGTTCTTTCCCTTATTTCTTGTTCTTGCCTTTCTTTTTACTCTCACTATTCTTTTAAGATATCTTTCCAAAAAATGGAAACTTTAGAGGCCTTAGGCCTTTTCTTCAAAATCCCTGAAAAGGGAAAAGTAAAAACAAGGCTTGCAAAGGATGTGGGGGAAGAAAGAGCTCTTGAAATATATAAAGAATTACTCTGGAAAACTGTAAAAATTTCTGAGCATCTCTTTCTTCAAAGAAGAATAAAGCTTTTTGGTTTTTACGAGGGTGAAAGATTAGCCCGGATAAAAAAATTTTTTAACTTAAATTTTAACTGGAATTTTCTTCCCCAGAAGGGTAAAGGTCTCGGGGAGAGACTGAAGAGGGCAGGGGAGTTGCTATTAAATTTTGGTTTTGAAAGAATAGTCTTTATAGGTGCTGATTGTCCTTTTCTATCCCTGGATTATCTCAAATCTGCCTTTGAGAGACTCAAGGATTATCCCGTTGTTTTTGGACCTTCCGAAGATGGAGGATATGTCCTGTTGGGATTTAATTTTCTTTTTAAAAATAGACTTTTTCTTTTATTTGATTATTTACCTTTTGAAACAACGAAACTTTTAGATAAAACATTAGAGAGACTGAAACCTGAAGATTTTTCTCTTCTTCCAACCCTTTTTGATATAGACACCTTTGAAGATTTTCAAAAATATTTAAAACTGACTTGACAAAGTTAAATTTTAGATTAAGTTTCAAGAAAAAATAATTCAAAGGAGGTGGAACTATGTGCACAAAAGTTGGTGGCCTTGCTCCAGATTTTGAGGCTGGTGCCTATTTTCCCAATGGGGAGATCAAGAAGATTAAGCTTTCTGATTACAGGGGGAAATGGGTTGTCCTTCTCTTTTATCCTGCTGACTTTACCTTTGTTTGCCCTACAGAGCTTGTTGATGTAGCTGAGAAATATGAGGAACTTAAAAATCTCAATGTGGAGGTTATTGGAATTAGTATTGATACGGTTTTTGTTCACAAGGTCTGGCAAGAAGTTGAGCTTTCTAAGATGATTAGTGGAGGGGTTCCCTATCCCCTTGCCTCAGACCTTGGGGGAAAGATTGGTCAGCTCTATGGAGTCTATGATGAAGCCCTTGGCCTTGATCTAAGAGGCACTTTTATTATAGATCCTGATGGGGTTCTTCAATCTGTAGAGATAAACAATGCCCCTGTAGGAAGAAATGCAGATGAATTGGTAAGAAAGATTAAAGCCTTCCAGCATGTAAGAGCAACAGGTGGAAAGGAAGTATGCCCTGCAAAATGGGAACCAGGAAAAACCACTTTAAAGCCTGGAATTGAGCTTGCTGGAAAGGTTTACGAAGTCTATAAAAAATAATTTTAAATTTATCTCCGGGGGGTTAAATGCCCCCTTCTTTTTATTTATATTTCAATTAAACTTAATCTGTGGATCTTTATTATTTTTCCTATACAGGAACCTCAAAAGAAATTGCCTTAGCTCTTGCCAGAAGATTTAATGCTATTCCAAAGGAAATAAAGACTTATTCCTTTCCCTATTCTTTTTGGCTTCTCCTTTCCTTTATCCCGGGTTTTGAGATTAGGGCTAACTTTGAGCCACCTCAAAGCCCTTATGGAGTTCTTGTTTTCCCGAAATGGACCTTTAATTGCCCCCCTGTAACCTATTTTTTAAAAAAAATATCTTTTGAAAAACTTATTCTTATCATTACTTATGGAGGCTGGCGTGAAATACCTTATGGAGAATACTATAAAAAATTGGCCTCCAAAAACTGTAAAGAAGTTGAAGTTATATATATCAAAAGAAAACTATGGGAAAGAAAAAAAGAGCTCTCATTATTAGAAATTGAAAGGAATATTAAAGAAGTTTTAAATCAGTTTAAATAAAATTACCCCTTGACAAATTAAAATTTATAAGTATTAATTCAATCTAATGAGACTTAAAATAACCTTTTGTCCTGTAGATAAAGATCAGATTATTCTTCCCATTCAATATAATGAAATTTTACAGGGATTTATTTATAATTCTCTTGAAAGGGGGCTTGCAGAGAGAATTCACAATTTTGGATTTGAAGACCCTAAAACCAAGAGAAAATTCAAACTTTTTACTTTTTCAAGGCTTTTAAGCTTACAAAAGCCCCTTATTAAAAATGGGAATATAGTATTTTCAGGAAGTTTCACTTTTTTTGTAGCCTCTCCTGTAAAGGAATTTATTCAATCCCTTGCTCAGAGTATTTTAACAAGAGAAGTTTTAACCCTTGGGAAGGTGAGGGTGCTTTTGCAGTCTGTTGAGGTTATGAGTCCTCCCAGATATCAGGAAAAAATTTATGTGAGGACTCTTTCTCCTATTACTGTTTATAGCACTTTCAGGAAACCAGATGGAAAAAAGATAACTTATTATTATAGTCCTTTTGAAGAGGACTTTAGGAAGCAAATTTTAGAAAATTTAAACAAAAAACTTAGATCTCTTGGGAGGGAGGCGGATTTAGATGGCTCAATAAGACCCTATAAAGTGAGTTCAAGGAATCAGAGAATTATTTTATATAAAAATATGGTTATTAAGGCTTGGGATGGGGTTTTTGAGTTATGTCTTCCGAGTTTTGAGCCTACCTATGAGGAATTGAAACACCTATATCTTTATACAACTTCTTTGCAAAAAACTCGTTTTGAGCCTACCTATGAGGAATTGAAACGGAATGCCTCAATATCAATTTTTTCTCTTTTTAAAAGTTTTGAGCCTACCTATGAGGAATTGAAACTCGCATCCTCTAAAATATGTAAAACACACCCTAAAATGTTTTGAGCCTACCTATGAGGAATTGAAACCTCTATATTGAAAATTAAATTAATAGCAGTAAAAACAAGTTTTGAGCCTACCTATGAGGAATTGAAACATCTCTTTTAAGAGGTTCTGTCTTTCAGCTTCAAGCTGTTTTGAGCCTACCTATGAGGAATTGAAACGCTATAACTCCCGCAAGCCTTTGAGAAAATGGCTCAAGGTTTTGAGCCTACCTATGAGGAATTGAAACTCCTTTTTACCAGGGGCTCCTTCTCATCAAGCTCTACGTTTTGAGCCTACCTATGAGGAATTGAAACAGTAAACTATTTTATCAGAAGATTTTTCTAGCTTTCGTTTTGAGCCTACCTATGAGGAATTGAAACTAATCCTCCTTTTAGATATACATCAGCGATAAATTTTTTTTTGAGCCTACCTATGAGGAATTGAAACCCAGATTAAGAGATGTTGGCATTGATATTTCCAAAATTTTTTTGAGCCTACCTATGAGGAATTGAAACAAGATATAATGAAGGTAAAGGATATTTATTCATTTTTGGAGGTTTTAAGCCTATCTATAAGGAGTTGAAACGAGATTTTCAAGATTTTCAAGATGTTCAGTGTTTTCAGGATTTTAGGTTTTGAGCCCACCTATATGGGGTTAAATTATGATTTTTCTGGCTATGACTATTTATTTTTGTTTTTAGCCTACCTATA
This window of the Caldimicrobium thiodismutans genome carries:
- the arsS gene encoding arsenosugar biosynthesis radical SAM (seleno)protein ArsS (Some members of this family are selenoproteins.), with translation MAVESIVLETYKGAARSKEVKLCCPVSYTRPELLKIIPSEILERDYGCGDPTQYVREGEVVLDLGSGSGKHCYMIAQIIGPKGKIIGVDFNDEMLALARKYQQEIAKKIGYLNTEFRKARIQNLKLDLEKVDKYLLENPIKTFEDFIKFEEFIKYLEENEPLIPDNSIDTVVSNCVLNLVRDEDKERLFKEIYRVLKPEGRAVISDIVSDEDVPEHLKKDPELWSGCISGALREDKFLEAFLKAGFISIKILKYEEKPWQVIDGIEFRSITIEAVKGKKGACIDKGHTVIFKGPFIRVEDSEGHLFELGKRVAVCERTFENLKKYAYDFFIFIEPVKKLSPRPFPCGEKIIYRSPGVTKGGKWETHSTKNTCCVQEEFKPFSEKLKELVIILTKRDIEIIQVNVGYRCNERCLHCHLSAGPKGQLMNDRVLSAVIELIKKHSGKTLDITGGAPELHPQIVDFINEVKPYTREILFRTNFSALLNKENLIDFLAKKKVIIIGSFPSLEEHKTDFFRGNGFFKKAFLALQKLNEAGFGKTLPLYLMINPVELSLTRKEEELRDEFINFFEEKGLSFTDLLVLNNFPLGRFKRYLQKQGKLKEYYQLLYSNFNPETLNKIMCLKLINISPEGSLYDCDFNQALKLKIKTPKNVFELLEVGLNSLEGKPIQTGDHCYACTALYGTGCFGSLT
- a CDS encoding VTT domain-containing protein: MPAQPFMEQAVSDLLHNCTECKICIKACPFLEKYGLPKEIILQRKEEVFYCTNCSACSFLCKEGLDPAEALYFLKVSLLEEGSTLGEKLKKSALSFTKKIHSFPISHWEKAERIFWPGCSLWGTYPHLIKELLKILNKFSDKKIVLVLDCCLDPLYQIGALGETKKGWQELNQRFLDYGINEVIVACTNCYKIFKRFSNNLRVFHILEILPEEEFQNTLNKPFFHLPCPAFKEMDLKEKIVEKFKDKVDRVLPYPSCCGAGGGAYFSEEISESFLEKTLKLAGKRPILTFCFGCKNRFLKKGERALHLLETLKGIKPLESHVSSAKKWFNRIKFSLQRKITRPKSFFFLLFFLLMLISFYFQWRGFLKAENFADTIKAFSGHPLSIILYLIIYTIAPSFFISSLALTLLAGFLWGPLFGGLIALTGATLGATLSFQLARYFFRESLKTRLGLEKWKYFDEITKKHGWKAVAFVRLFPLFPFPVVNYLFGLTSIDLKTYVICTFFFMAPAGFAYTGLGFSLKSILFEGKFFPLFLVLAFLFTLTILLRYLSKKWKL
- a CDS encoding TIGR04282 family arsenosugar biosynthesis glycosyltransferase, with amino-acid sequence METLEALGLFFKIPEKGKVKTRLAKDVGEERALEIYKELLWKTVKISEHLFLQRRIKLFGFYEGERLARIKKFFNLNFNWNFLPQKGKGLGERLKRAGELLLNFGFERIVFIGADCPFLSLDYLKSAFERLKDYPVVFGPSEDGGYVLLGFNFLFKNRLFLLFDYLPFETTKLLDKTLERLKPEDFSLLPTLFDIDTFEDFQKYLKLT
- the prxU gene encoding thioredoxin-dependent peroxiredoxin (Most members of this family contain a selenocysteine.); translation: MCTKVGGLAPDFEAGAYFPNGEIKKIKLSDYRGKWVVLLFYPADFTFVCPTELVDVAEKYEELKNLNVEVIGISIDTVFVHKVWQEVELSKMISGGVPYPLASDLGGKIGQLYGVYDEALGLDLRGTFIIDPDGVLQSVEINNAPVGRNADELVRKIKAFQHVRATGGKEVCPAKWEPGKTTLKPGIELAGKVYEVYKK